A genomic segment from Clostridium pasteurianum BC1 encodes:
- a CDS encoding ABC transporter permease: protein MVEFKIALINEVEKLYKKKKVLVGIILALFFIVVGQIFISLVRNNFGVQGVSSNEFPFLILSIIVNTLLPLFVALITIDSFSGEFSKNTMKIVLTRPVSRLKLFSAKIVSICIFIFSILMLTMIFSIVSGLIFNSNSFNFVGIFEVILSYIVTLFPMIILCLMIVLFTNIVKSEVGVFFLSILVFITLKALGIFFSNYSGILFTSTFGWYNLWIMDTLPVFKIFREFMMLLSYGIILFTAGYFLFDKKDF from the coding sequence ATGGTAGAATTTAAAATAGCATTAATAAACGAAGTAGAAAAATTATATAAAAAGAAAAAGGTTCTAGTTGGAATTATACTTGCTTTATTTTTTATAGTAGTTGGTCAGATTTTTATATCCTTGGTGAGAAATAATTTTGGAGTTCAGGGGGTTTCCAGCAATGAGTTTCCCTTTCTCATTCTCTCAATAATAGTAAATACCCTGCTTCCCTTATTTGTTGCCCTTATTACTATAGACAGCTTTTCAGGTGAATTTTCTAAAAATACTATGAAAATTGTCCTTACAAGACCTGTTTCGAGACTGAAATTATTCTCAGCAAAAATAGTTTCAATATGTATATTTATATTTTCAATTTTAATGCTCACAATGATATTTTCTATAGTATCCGGACTTATATTTAATTCAAACTCTTTTAATTTTGTAGGTATTTTTGAAGTAATACTTTCTTATATAGTAACTCTGTTTCCAATGATAATTTTATGTCTTATGATTGTACTATTTACAAATATAGTTAAAAGTGAAGTTGGTGTATTTTTTCTGTCAATACTTGTATTCATAACCCTTAAAGCCCTTGGAATTTTCTTCTCAAATTATTCTGGCATACTTTTTACTTCAACATTTGGCTGGTACAATTTATGGATTATGGATACTCTGCCAGTTTTTAAAATCTTTCGTGAATTTATGATGCTTTTAAGTTATGGTATAATATTATTTACAGCAGGATATTTTTTATTTGATAAAAAGGATTTTTAA